In Gemmatimonadota bacterium, the sequence GCTCGGGGAACGCATCCTGGTGCTGGACGGGGCCATGGGCACGATGATCCAGCGCGAGGGGCTCGCGGAGGCCGATTACCGCGGCGAGCGCTTCCGCGACTGGCCCCGTGACCTCCGGGGCAATAACGACCTGCTGAGCCTCACGCGGCCGGCGGTGATCCGTGACATCCACGCCGCCTACCTCGAGGCCGGCGCAGACATCATCGAGACCAACACCTTCAACGCCACCAGCGTTTCCATGGCCGACTACGGCATGGAGGCGCTGGTGCCGGAGCTCAACCGGGCCGCGGCGGCCCTGGCGCGCGCGGTAGCCGACGCGTACGAGGCGCGGACGCCGGGGCGCCCGCGATACGTGGCGGGCATCCTCGGTCCCACGAGCAAGACGGCGTCGATCTCCCCCGACGTCAACGACCCCGCGGCCCGGAACGTGACCTTTCCCGAGCTGGTCCGGGCCTACGGCGAGGCGGCGCGGGCCCTGCTCGACGGCGGCGCCGACCTGCTGATGATCGAGACCATCTTCGACACGCTCAACGCCAAGGCGGCGATCGTGGCGGTCGAGGAGACCTTCGCCGCACTCGGGTTCCGGGTGCCGGTGATGATCTCGGGCACGATCACCGACCAGAGCGGCCGGACGCTCTCGGGCCAGACCGTCGAGGCCTTCTGGAACTCGGTGGCGCACGCGCGGCCGCTCAGCGTGGGGCTCAACTGCGCGCTGGGCGCGCGGCAGCTGCGGCAGTACGTACAGGACCTCTCCCGGGTGGCGCCGGTCTGCATCAGCGCGCACCCGAATGCCGGGCTGCCCAACGCGTTCGGCGGCTACGACGAGTCGGCCGCGGCGATGGCGGAGGTGATCCGGGAGTTCGCCACGAGCGGACTGGTCAACGTGGTGGGCGGCTGTTGCGGCACCACGCCGGAGCACATCGCGGCGATCGCGACGGCGGTGGCCGGGCTGGCGCCGCGCGCGCCCGCGCACCTCCCGCCCCGGTGCCGGCTGGCGGGGCTCGAGCCGCTGGTGATCGGTCCCGAGACCAACTTCGTGAACGTGGGCGAGCGGACCAACGTGACCGGCTCGCGGCGGTTCGCCCGGCTGATCCTCGAGGGGCAGTACGAGGCGGCGCTCGAGGTGGCCCGGCAGCAGGTGGAGAGCGGCGCCCAGGTCATCGACATCAACATGGACGAGGGGATGCTGGACGCCGAGGCGGCGATGACCCGCTTCCTGCGGCTGCTGGCGTCGGAGCCGGACATCTCCCGGGTGCCGGTGATGCTCGACAGCTCCCGGTGGTCGGTGCTCGAGGCGGGGCTGCAGAACCTGCAGGGCAAGGGCATCGTCAACTCGATCAGCCTCAAGGAGGGGGAGGCGGCGTTCCTGGCCCAGGCCGAGCTGGTGCGGCGCTACGGCGCGGCGGTGGTGGTGATGGCCTTCGACGAGCAGGGCCAGGCCGACACGGTGGAGCGGAAGGTGGCGATCACCCGTCGGGCGGTGGGACTGCTGACGGCGCGGGTGGGGTTCGCGCCGGAAGACATCGTCGTGGACCCGAACATCTTCGCGATCGCCACGGGCATCGAGGAGCACAACGGGTACGCGGTGGCCTACCTCGAGGCCACCCGCCAGATCAAGGCGGCGCTGCCCCACGTCCTGGTGAGCGGCGGGGTATCGAACATCTCGTTCTCGTTCCGGGGCAATGACCACGTCCGCGAGGCCATCCACTCGGTGTTCCTGTACCACGCCATCCGTGCCGGGATGGACATGGGCATCGTGAACCCGGGCCAGCTGGCGATCTACGACGACATCGAGCCGGAGCTGCTGGCGCGGGTGGAGGACGTGGTGCTCAATCGGCGGCCGGACGGCACCGAGCGGCTGCTGGAGATCGCGGAACGGTACCGGGCCACCGGCGAGAAGCGCCCCGAGGCGGTGGCGCTGGCCTGGCGCGAGCTCCCGGTGGAGGAGCGCCTGGCCCACGCGCTGGTGGAGGGCATCGACGCCTTCATCCTGGAGGACACGGAAGCCGCGCGGCAGCGGGCGGCCCGGCCCATCGAGGTGATCGAGGGGCCGCTCATGCGGGGCATGAACGTGGTGGGCGACCTCTTCGGCAGCGGGAAGATGTTCCTGCCGCAGGTGGTGAAGAGCGCGCGGGTCATGAAGAAGGCGGTGGCGCACCTCATTCCCTACATCGAGGCGGAGAAGGCGGCCAACGCCGACACCCGGGCCCGGGGCAAGGTGGTGCTGGCCACGGTGAAGGGCGACGTGCACGACATCGGCAAGAACATCGTGGGCGTGGTGCTGCAGTGCAACAACTACGAGGTGGTGGACCTCGGCGTGATGGTGCCGTGCGCGAAGATCCTCGAGACGGCCCGGGCCACGGGCGCGGACGTGATCGGGCTCTCGGGGCTCATCACGCCCTCGCTCGAGGAGATGAGCATGGTCGCGGCGGAGCTGGACCGCGAGGGGTTCACCCTGCCGCTGCTCATCGGCGGGGCCACCACCTCGCGGATCCACACCGCGGTGAAGATCGCGCCGCGCTACCGGGGCCCGGTGGTCCACGTGCTCGACGCCTCGCGCGCGGTCGGCGTGACCAGCAGCCTGCTGAGTGACACCCTGCGGGTGGACTTCGAGCGGCAGGTGCGGGAGGAGTACGCCGCGCTCCGCGAGGAGCGGAAGGACCAGGACGGCGGCGACCGCCGCATCACGCTCGCGGAGGCACGCGCCAACGGGCTCACGCTGGCCAGCCCGGCGCCGGCGCCCCGCCCGGCGTTCCTGGGGCTGCGCACCTTCGCGCCCTATCCGCTGGAGGAGCTGGTGGAGCGGATCGACTGGACGCCGTTCTTCCAGGCCTGGGAGCTGGTGGGCCACTATCCGGCCATCCTGGACGACCCGGCGGTGGGCAAGACCGCGCGGTCGCTGTACGACGACGCGCGCCGCCTGCTCGACCGGATCGTGCGGGAGCGGCGGCTCGAGGCGCGCGGGGTGGTGGGATTCTTCCCCGCGGCGCGCGAGGGTGACGACATCCACGTGCTGCCCCCGGAGGGCGGCCCTGATGCGGCGCCGCTCGCCACGCTCCACACGCTGCGGCAGCAGACCCGGCGCGCGGCGGGCCGGCCCAACCTGGCCCTGGCCGACTTCGTGGCGCCCTCCGGCGACGTCCTCGGGCTGTTCGCGGCGACCGCCGGGCACGGGCTCGACGGCCTGGTGGCGGAAGCCGAGGCGGCGCACGACGACTACACCGCGATCCTGGCCAAGGCCCTGGCCGACCGGCTGGCGGAGGCGTTCGCCGAGCGGCTGCACGAGCGGGTGCGGCGGGAGCTCTGGGGGTACGCCCGGGACGAGGCGCTCGACAACCGCGCCCTCATCCGGGAGCAGTACCAGGGGATCCGCCCGGCGCCGGGCTACCCCGCGTGCCCCGACCACACCGAGAAGCAGACGCTCTTCCGCCTGCTCGAGGCCGAGGCGCGCACCGGGATGGTGCTGACGGAGAGCTGCGCCATGCTGCCGGCGGCCTCGGTGAGCGGGTACTACTTCTGGCGCCCCGAGGCGCAGTACTTCGGGGTGGGCCGGGTGGGCCGCGACCAGGTCGAGGATTACGCGCGCCGTAAGGGCATGACCGTGGCGGAGACCGAACGCTGGCTGGCACCGAACCTGGGGTACGAGCGGTGAGCACACTGCGCGAACTGATCGACGACGGCCAGACCCATGTCTTCGACGGGGCCATGGGCACCCTGCTCTACAGCCGGGGCATCTTCCTCAACGTCTGCTACGACGAGCTGGTGCTCAAGCAGCCGGACCTCATCCGCGACATCCACCGCGAGTACGTCCGGGCCGGCGCGGAGCTGCTGGAGACCAATACCTTCGGCGCCAACCCGGTGAAGCTGGCCCAGTACGGCCTGGCGGGGGACACCGAGCGGATCAACCAGGCCGCCGCGAGCCTGGCCCGGGACGCCGCCGGGAGCCGCGCCTCGGTGCTGGGCGCCATCGGGCCCCTCGGGGTCCGGATCGAGCCGTTCGGCGAGATGGGCGTGGCCGAGGCGCGCGACGCCTTCAGCCGCCAGGTGGACGGGCTGCTGGCGGGGGGCGTCGATGGCTTCATCATCGAGACCTTCAGCGACGTGGAGGAGGTGCGCGCCGCGTTCGAGGCCATCCGCTCCCGCTCCGACCTGCCGGTGGTGGCGCAGATGACCGTCGGCACCGACGGCAAGACCTACTACGGCACCGAGCCGGCCACCTTCGGGCCGTGGCTGGAGGCGATGGGCGCCGACGTGGTGGGGGTGAACTGCTCGGTGGGGCCGCACGGCGTGCTCGAGGTGATCGAGCAGCTGGCGCGGGTAGTGCGCGTTCCGCTGTCGGCGCAGCCCAACGCCGGCCTCCCGCGGGAGGTGGGCGACCGCAAGATCTACATGGCGAGCCCCGAGTACATGGCGGAGTACGCCCGCCGCATCGTGGAAGCGGGGGCGCGCTTCGTGGGCGGCTGCTGCGGCACCACCCCCGAGCACATCAAGGCGATGATCGGCTTCGTGAAGAGCGTGGCGCCACGGCACGTGGCCCAGTTCGCCGCGCAGCCGGCCCGGGTGGAGCCGCAGACGCCGGTGCCGCTGGCGGAGCGCTCGGCCTTCGGGGCCAAGCTCGCCCGGGGCGCGTTCATCACCACCGTGGAGATCGTGCCGCCCAAGGGGGTGGATCCGGCCCCGATGTTCGAGCAGGTGCGCGAACTCAAGGCCGCAGGCGTGGACGCGGTGAACGTCCCCGACGGGCCGCGGGCCCAGAGCCGGATGGGGGCGCTGCTCTCGGGGCTGCTGATCCAGCGCGAGATCGGCCTCGAGGCGGTGGTGCACTACGCCTGCCGCGACCGCAACCTCCTGGGCATGCTCTCCGACCTGCTCGGCGCCGCGGCCAGCGGGGTCCGCAACCTGCTGATCGTCACCGGCGACCCGCCGAAGATGGGCCCCTATCCCGATGCGACCGCCGTCTTCGACATCGACAGCATCGGCCTGGCCAACCTGGTGAGCCGGCTCAATCGCGGCCTCGACCCCGGCGGCAACGCGCTCGGGGGCACCACGCGGTTCGTGATCGGGGTCGGCGTGAATCCGGCGGCGGTGGACCAGGAACGCGAGCTCAAGCGCTTTGCGTGGAAGGTCGAGGCGGGGGCCGAATACGCCATGACCCAGCCGGTGTTCGACCTGGAGCAGCTGGACCGGTTCCTGGAGCGGGTGGCCCCGTACCAGGTCCCGATCATCGCGGGCCTCTGGCCCCTGGTATCCCTCCGGAACGCGGAGTTCCTCGCCAACGAGGTGCCCGGGGTGACGGTGCCCCCGGTGATCCTCGACCGGATGCGGGTGGCGTCCGCGCGCGGCAAGGACGCGGCGCTGGCGGAGGGGATCCTGATTGCGCGGGAGATGCTCGCGGCCATCCGCACCCGGGTGCGCGGGGTGCAGGTGGCGGCGCCGATGGGGCGGGCGAGCGTGGCGCTGCAGGTGATCGCGCCGTAGCGGCGCGGTCAGTCCGCGGCGCGCAGCCGGTAGCCGACGCCCGGTTCGGTGAGCAGCAGGCGGGGCTGCGTGGGGTCGGCCTCGAGCTTGTGGCGCAGCTGGGTGACGTACACCCGCAGGTAGTGCGTCTGGTTGATGGCGTTCATCCCCCAGACCTCCTTGAGCAGGTGCCGGTGGGTCAGCACCTTGCCCGCGTGCCGCACCAGGGTGGCCAGCAGCTTGTACTCGTTGGGCGTCAGGTGCACCTCCTCCCCGGCGCGGAACACCTGGCGCCGGGCGAGGTCCACCCGCAGCCCCCCGCCCTCGTAGACCGGCCCTTCGCCATCGGCCCCGCGCGCCGCATGCCGCAGCGCCACCCGCATCCGCGCCAGCAGCTCCTCCACCCCGAATGGCTTGGTGAGGTAGTCGTCGGCCCCGGCGTCGAGGGCCGCGACCTTGTCGCGCTCCTGGCCCCGGGCCGAGATGACGATGACCGGCGTCCGGGACCACTCCCGCAGCTGCCGCGTGACATCCAGGCCGTCGGCATCGGGGAGCCCCAGGTCGAGGAGGATGAGGTCGGGCACGCGGCTCGCCGCCTGCGCCAGCCCCTCCCGCGCCGTGGGCGCCTCGACCAGCTCATAGTCCTGGGTGCCGAGCGCGGCCCGGAGGAAGCGCCGCATCTGCGGCTCGTCCTCGATGAGGAGCACCACGGGCCGCGGGCCGTTCACGCGCCGGCCTCGGCTTCCTCGGGAATGGGCTGCGGCGCCGGCCCGGTGATCGGCAGGGTGAAGCGGAACGCCGCACCGCCTTCCGGCCGGTTCTCCGCCCACAACCGGCCGCCGTGCGCCAGGACGATGCCGCGGGAGATCGTGAGCCCGAGCCCCACTCCCTGGCCCGGCTCGGCGTCCGCGCCGCGGCGGAACTTCTCGAAAATGAGCTCCTCCTCGCCCGCCGGGATGCCGGGCCCGCGATCCGCGATCGTGACGACCACCGCCTCCGGGAGCGCCGCCGCCGACACCTCGATCGGGGTGCCCGACGGGGTGTACTTGGTGGCGTTCTCCAGCAGGTTGATGAAGACCTGCTCCAGCAGCACCGCGTCGAGCGGCACCAGCGGGAGGTCGGCGGGCAGGTGCACCGAGACCGGGTGATCCGCCAGCCGGTCGCCCATGCGGATCAGGGCCACGCCCACGGCGTCCTCCAGGGGCTGCCATTCCTTCTGCACCTGGAGGCTCCCGGATTCCAGCCGGATCATGTCGAGCAGGTTGCGGATGAGCCGGTTCATCCGCGCGGACTGGTCGAGGATCGACTCGAGCAACTCGGCGCGCGCGGGCGCGGCCAGGTCGTCGCCGGCGCGCCGCAGGCTGCTCGCGGCGCCGGTGATGATGCCGAGGGGGGTGCGGAGGTCGTGGGAGAGCGAGCTCAGGAGCGAGGTGCGCAGCCGCTCGGCCTCGGTCTCGAGCCGCGCCTGCTGGGCCCCGGCGACGAGCGTCACCCGCTCCAGCGCCACCGCCACTTGTCCGGCAAAGGTCTCGAGCAGGTGGCGGCGGGCGGGGTCCTGGAAGGGGGTAAGGTCATCGGCCGCGACGGCGAGCACCCCGATGACTCCCGCCCCGCCGGCCAGCGGGAGGTGGAGCGCTGCCGCGGCAGGGAGCGTGGCCGTCCCCGCGCCGGCGATCTCGCCGCGGCGGAAGACCCAGTCGGCCACGGCCAGCTCGCGATCGTCGAGCGCGGGGCGGGCCGCCACGGGGGCGAGGGCGGCGAGCCGCCCGTCGGGACCCAGTGCCACCAGCTGGGCCTCGCAGTGGAAGCTGTCGAGCAGGTGGCGCCGGGCGGTGGCGACGATCTCCTCGGCGGTGCGGACGGCGCCGAGGTCCCGGCTCAGCGCGTAGAGGGCGGCGGTGCGCTGCTCCCGCTCCCGGGCCGACTGGGCCTGCTCCCGGATGCGGAGGGTGAAGCCGCTGATCACGAGGGCCACGACCAGCATCACCAGGAAGGTCAGGACGTAGTGCAGGTCCGACACCTCGAAGGTGAAGATCGGCGGCACGAA encodes:
- a CDS encoding bifunctional homocysteine S-methyltransferase/methylenetetrahydrofolate reductase, giving the protein MGTLLYSRGIFLNVCYDELVLKQPDLIRDIHREYVRAGAELLETNTFGANPVKLAQYGLAGDTERINQAAASLARDAAGSRASVLGAIGPLGVRIEPFGEMGVAEARDAFSRQVDGLLAGGVDGFIIETFSDVEEVRAAFEAIRSRSDLPVVAQMTVGTDGKTYYGTEPATFGPWLEAMGADVVGVNCSVGPHGVLEVIEQLARVVRVPLSAQPNAGLPREVGDRKIYMASPEYMAEYARRIVEAGARFVGGCCGTTPEHIKAMIGFVKSVAPRHVAQFAAQPARVEPQTPVPLAERSAFGAKLARGAFITTVEIVPPKGVDPAPMFEQVRELKAAGVDAVNVPDGPRAQSRMGALLSGLLIQREIGLEAVVHYACRDRNLLGMLSDLLGAAASGVRNLLIVTGDPPKMGPYPDATAVFDIDSIGLANLVSRLNRGLDPGGNALGGTTRFVIGVGVNPAAVDQERELKRFAWKVEAGAEYAMTQPVFDLEQLDRFLERVAPYQVPIIAGLWPLVSLRNAEFLANEVPGVTVPPVILDRMRVASARGKDAALAEGILIAREMLAAIRTRVRGVQVAAPMGRASVALQVIAP
- the metH gene encoding methionine synthase, which produces MHRLPALLGERILVLDGAMGTMIQREGLAEADYRGERFRDWPRDLRGNNDLLSLTRPAVIRDIHAAYLEAGADIIETNTFNATSVSMADYGMEALVPELNRAAAALARAVADAYEARTPGRPRYVAGILGPTSKTASISPDVNDPAARNVTFPELVRAYGEAARALLDGGADLLMIETIFDTLNAKAAIVAVEETFAALGFRVPVMISGTITDQSGRTLSGQTVEAFWNSVAHARPLSVGLNCALGARQLRQYVQDLSRVAPVCISAHPNAGLPNAFGGYDESAAAMAEVIREFATSGLVNVVGGCCGTTPEHIAAIATAVAGLAPRAPAHLPPRCRLAGLEPLVIGPETNFVNVGERTNVTGSRRFARLILEGQYEAALEVARQQVESGAQVIDINMDEGMLDAEAAMTRFLRLLASEPDISRVPVMLDSSRWSVLEAGLQNLQGKGIVNSISLKEGEAAFLAQAELVRRYGAAVVVMAFDEQGQADTVERKVAITRRAVGLLTARVGFAPEDIVVDPNIFAIATGIEEHNGYAVAYLEATRQIKAALPHVLVSGGVSNISFSFRGNDHVREAIHSVFLYHAIRAGMDMGIVNPGQLAIYDDIEPELLARVEDVVLNRRPDGTERLLEIAERYRATGEKRPEAVALAWRELPVEERLAHALVEGIDAFILEDTEAARQRAARPIEVIEGPLMRGMNVVGDLFGSGKMFLPQVVKSARVMKKAVAHLIPYIEAEKAANADTRARGKVVLATVKGDVHDIGKNIVGVVLQCNNYEVVDLGVMVPCAKILETARATGADVIGLSGLITPSLEEMSMVAAELDREGFTLPLLIGGATTSRIHTAVKIAPRYRGPVVHVLDASRAVGVTSSLLSDTLRVDFERQVREEYAALREERKDQDGGDRRITLAEARANGLTLASPAPAPRPAFLGLRTFAPYPLEELVERIDWTPFFQAWELVGHYPAILDDPAVGKTARSLYDDARRLLDRIVRERRLEARGVVGFFPAAREGDDIHVLPPEGGPDAAPLATLHTLRQQTRRAAGRPNLALADFVAPSGDVLGLFAATAGHGLDGLVAEAEAAHDDYTAILAKALADRLAEAFAERLHERVRRELWGYARDEALDNRALIREQYQGIRPAPGYPACPDHTEKQTLFRLLEAEARTGMVLTESCAMLPAASVSGYYFWRPEAQYFGVGRVGRDQVEDYARRKGMTVAETERWLAPNLGYER
- a CDS encoding response regulator, producing the protein MAAPGGRRGRGPDPHGRPAGGSPGLGAPARRPPAGAARRGAAGAGLHQPAGERHQVHPVGHPDRGVGGGAPGGGGRHDRGSRARHPGGRGGAHFREVPPRRGRRAGPGSGARAHDLPRHRPGARRPVVGGEPAGRRCGVPLHPADHRAGAAAHSRGSRGRRVNGPRPVVLLIEDEPQMRRFLRAALGTQDYELVEAPTAREGLAQAASRVPDLILLDLGLPDADGLDVTRQLREWSRTPVIVISARGQERDKVAALDAGADDYLTKPFGVEELLARMRVALRHAARGADGEGPVYEGGGLRVDLARRQVFRAGEEVHLTPNEYKLLATLVRHAGKVLTHRHLLKEVWGMNAINQTHYLRVYVTQLRHKLEADPTQPRLLLTEPGVGYRLRAAD